A genomic stretch from Oncorhynchus gorbuscha isolate QuinsamMale2020 ecotype Even-year linkage group LG20, OgorEven_v1.0, whole genome shotgun sequence includes:
- the LOC124007243 gene encoding LOW QUALITY PROTEIN: U4/U6.U5 tri-snRNP-associated protein 1-like (The sequence of the model RefSeq protein was modified relative to this genomic sequence to represent the inferred CDS: deleted 1 base in 1 codon): MGSSKKHKEKGRDKDKDAEERGHREHKKHRHKDRERDKERDGNREREKRKRSRSKERSARGSERDGRSKGERSTGEPRVKKEKVEPGCEGTEIAPQSASGDASLTIEETNKLRAKLGLKPLEMTDTTKELGTKEQPIVAETINPVYIKQQKEMREKLAALKEKRLLNKKLGKVKTLAEDDWLDDTVAWVERSRKMSKEKELAEKRAKLLQEMDEEFGVSNLVEEEFGQTKKVAYSSRDLKGLTVQHKMESFNEGETVILTLQDKGVLDEEGGDVLVNVGLVDKENAEKNVELKKKKPDYKAYEEDESVDDMVTFKPRTVLGKYDEEIDGEKKKSFRLSKGGCAEGERERELQTIRETLRNQAQSLEMPVLAIASEYYTPQEMVGFKKTKQRVRKIRKKEKALPDELQLDDTRNTDFGSRARGRGRKQLDEEGQEGVKERVIIPGLDVPQQSDDIRMADMDISDDENFIPPDPAVLEEDEAEQELQKQLEKQRKLKQKQLLKNSGEKVAEQVRGLARGDDSDNEEDKNNLNIVFNATSEFCRTLGDIPTYGLSGNREDQEDIMDFEQEAERDGAGGSDSDGDENVGWSIVNVDEEQKQPDFATASTTILDEEPIVNSGLAAALALCKNKGLLDTQMQKISRVRAPTGALPNDNYSIEDKMTIDDKYSRREEYRGFTQDFKEKDAYKPDVKIEYVDESGRKLTPKEAFRQLSHRFHGKGSGKMKTERRMKKLEEEALLKKMSSSDTPLGTVALLQEKQKSQKTPYIVLSGSGKSMNANNITK; encoded by the exons ATGGGTTCGTCGAAAAAACACAAGGAAAAGGGCCGTGATAAAGATAAGGATGCCGAAGAACGTGGTCACCGTGAACACAAAAAACACCGTCATAAGGACCGGGAGAGGGACAAGGAACGAGATGGCAACCGAGAGCGGGAGAAAAGGAAACGGTCCAGATCGAAGGAAAGGAGTGCACGGGGTTCCGAGAGAGACGGTCGCAGTAAAGGGGAGAGGAGTACTGGGGAGCCTCGCGTAAAGAAAGAAAAAGTGGAGCCCGGATGTGAGGGCACAG AAATTGCACCACAGTCTGCAAGTGGAGATGCCTCGCTTACCATTGAAGAGACAAa CAAGCTGAGGGCCAAGCTTGGTCTGAAGCCTCTGGAAATGACTGACACCACTAAAG AGCTCGGCACGAAGGAGCAGCCAATTGTTGCAGAGACGATCAACCCAGTGTACATTAAACAGCAGAAAGAGATGAGGGAGAAACTGGCAGCTCTGAAGGAAAAGAGGCTCCTCAATAAGAAACTGGG GAAAGTGAAGACCTTAGCAGAAGACGACTGGCTGGATGACACTGTTGCCTGGGTTGAGAGGAGCCGGAAGATGTCCAAAGAGAAAGAACTGGCAGAGAAGAGA GCCAAGCTTCTGCAGGAGATGGATGAGGAGTTTGGTGTGAGCAATCTGGTAGAGGAGGAGTTTGGACAGACCAAGAAG GTCGCTTACAGCTCCCGGGACCTAAAGGGTCTCACTGTCCAGCACAAGATGGAGTCATTTAATGAAGGGGAGACTGTCATTCTCACACTGCAAGACAAAG GTGTGCTTGATGAAGAGGGGGGCGATGTTCTTGTAAATGTGGGTCTGGTGGATAAAGAAAATGCTGAGAAGAATGTGGAGTTGAAGAAGAAAAAGCCTGATTACAAAGCCTATGAAGAGGACGAGAGTGTGGATGACATGGTTACG TTCAAGCCGCGTACTGTGCTGGGCAAGTATGATGAGGAGATcgatggagagaagaagaagagtttCCGGCTGAGCAAAGGGGGCTGTGCTGAGGGGGAACGGGAACGGGAGCTCCAGACCATCAGGGAGACCCTGAGGAACCAGGCCCAGTCCTTGGAGATGCCTGTTCTCGCTATTGCCTCAGAGTACTACACACCCCAGGAGATG GTGGGCTTTAAGAAGACCAAGCAGCGCGTCAGGAAGATCAGGAAGAAGGAGAAGGCATTGCCTGATGAGCTCCAATTAGACGACACACGCAACACCGACTTTGGCTCCAG GGCTCGGGGTCGGGGTCGCAAGCAGTTGGATGAGGAGGGCCAGGAAGGGGTGAAGGAGCGTGTCATCATACCGGGACTAGATGTACCCCAACAGTCAGATGACATCAGGATGGCGGACATGGACATCAGTGACGATG AGAACTTCATC CCCCCTGATCCGGCTGTGCTGGAGGAGGATGAGGCAGAGCAGGAGCTGCAAAAGCAGCTGGAGAAACAGCGAAAACTCAAACAGAAACAGCTGCTCAAAAACTCTGGGGAAAAG GTGGCAGAGCAGGTCCGAGGGCTTGCAAGAGGGGACGACAGTGACAATGAAGAAGACAAGAACAACCTGAACATTGTGTTCAATGCCACCTCTGAGTTCTGCAGAACTCTGGGTGACATCCCTACCTACGGCCTGTCGGGAAACCGAGAGGACCAGGAGGACATCATG GATTTCGAGCAGGAGGCGGAGAGAGATGGCGCTGGCGGTTCAGACTCCGACGGGGATGAGAATGTTGGCTGGAGCATCGTCAACGTGGATGAGGAACAGAAGCAGCCTGAT TTTGCCACAGCCTCGACCACCATCCTGGATGAAGAACCCATTGTCAACTCTGGGCTGGCTGCTGCCTTGGCGCTCTGCAAGAATAAGG GTCTCTTGGACACTCAAATGCAGAAGATATCCCGTGTCCGTGCGCCTACCGGTGCCCTGCCCAATGATAACTACAGCATTGAGGACAAGAT GACGATAGATGACAAGTACAGTCGGAGGGAGGAATATAGAGGCTTCACCCAGGACTTCAAGGAGAAGGACGCCTACAAGCCAGATGTCAAGATTGAGTATGTGGATGAATCTGGACGGAAGCTCACTCCCAAAGAG GCTTTCCGGCAGCTCTCACATCGGTTCCATGGGAAGGGGTCTGGCAAGATGAAGACTGAGAGGAGGATGAAAAAGCTGGAAGAGGAAGCG CTGCTGAAGAAGATGAGCAGTAGCGATACCCCTCTGGGAACTGTCGCTTTGCTTCAGGAGAAACAGAAGTCACAGAAAACCCCCTACATTGTTCTGAGTGGGAGTGGGAAGAGCATGAATGC AAACAACATCACCAAATAA
- the si:dkey-175m17.6 gene encoding N-acetyllactosaminide beta-1,3-N-acetylglucosaminyltransferase 2 has translation MARCRCNGTILCLCLMPCVMMGHLLIYIMVSIFVSISYSPPHLPVHFVAPGVSVNSGALASHPLGPFWNLRLEDSALWNQLQHLWDRHHNPILRGNSTAGMITRLSTQPPEMEVSSDCGPDKCWLPHLPDFNTLPEQMRAFVQSMHCRVYPFLMNQPRVCAGNESTGPELPMLLMAIKSQVGNFENRQAIRETWGRSGWVKGELGGRGGLVRTVFLLGRQDSTTGPHPDLGGLLMLESQQYGDILQWDFRDTFFNLTLKDLLFWHWLQNHCPGAQFVFKGDDDVFVRTSSLLDYLHKQREENGMWSADRNKTEKINDLFVGDVIQNAMPNRQPTTKYYISESFYKGAYPPYAGGGGVVYSGALAMRLRQVSERVHLFPIDDVYLGMCLHRLGVAPIHHPGFYTFDLPETEREKPCAYSSVLLVHKRNPKEMLTLWRRLQRPPSPC, from the coding sequence ATGGCCCGATGCCGATGCAATGGAACGATCTTGTGCCTCTGCCTCATGCCCTGTGTGATGATGGGACATCTCCTGATTTATATCATGGTGTCCATATTTGTATCCATATCCTACTCCCCTCCCCACCTACCTGTCCACTTTGTTGCCCCAGGGGTCTCTGTCAACTCTGGGGCACTGGCCTCCCATCCCCTGGGCCCCTTCTGGAACCTTCGCCTGGAGGACAGTGCTTTGTGGAACCAGCTTCAGCATCTCTGGGACCGGCACCATAACCCCATTTTGAGGGGCAACTCAACTGCAGGTATGATCACAAGGCTTAGCACTCAGCCACCAGAGATGGAGGTCTCCTCAGACTGTGGCCCAGACAAGTGCTGGCTGCCTCACCTACCTGACTTCAATACCCTGCCAGAGCAGATGAGGGCATTCGTCCAGTCCATGCATTGCAGGGTGTACCCCTTCCTCATGAACCAGCCCAGAGTGTGTGCTGGCAATGAAAGCACTGGGCCGGAGCTACCTATGCTGCTAATGGCCATCAAATCCCAGGTGGGTAACTTTGAGAACAGGCAGGCTATCCGGGAAACATGGGGGAGAAGTGGCTGGGTGAAGGGGGAGCTCGGGGGGAGAGGTGGGCTGGTTCGTACAGTATTTCTGCTGGGTAGACAGGACTCGACAACGGGCCCTCACCCAGACCTTGGGGGCCTCCTGATGCTGGAGAGCCAGCAGTATGGGGACATCCTGCAGTGGGACTTCAGGGACACTTTCTTTAACCTGACCCTGAAAGATCTGCTTTTCTGGCATTGGCTTCAGAACCACTGTCCAGGGGCACAGTTTGTCTTCAAGGGTGATGATGATGTTTTTGTTAGGACAAGTTCCCTCCTGGACTACCTGCataaacagagggaggagaacgGCATGTGGAGCGCAGATAGGAACAAAACTGAGAAGATAAATGATTTATTTGTGGGGGATGTAATTCAGAATGCAATGCCAAACCGACAGCCAACCACCAAATACTATATCTCAGAGAGTTTTTACAAAGGTGCATACCCACCATATgctggtggaggaggagtggtgtaCTCTGGTGCACTTGCTATGCGTCTGAGACAAGTGTCAGAGAGGGTGCATCTGTTCCCCATCGATGATGTGTATCTGGGCATGTGCCTCCACAGACTTGGGGTGGCCCCCATCCATCACCCTGGATTTTATACCTTTGATCTcccagaaacagagagggaaaagCCTTGTGCTTACAGCTCTGTGCTGCTGGTTCATAAGCGAAACCCTAAAGAGATGCTCACGCTATGGAGGAGGCTGCAGAGGCCACCCTCACCATGCTGA